Part of the Bacillus sp. N1-1 genome, GGAACTCCTGAAGCTAATGCTTCTAAAAAAACATGGCCAAAACCCTCATAAGTGCTTGCTAACACAAAAAGGTCCGCAATTTTATAGAAGATCTCCACATCATCTCTATTTCCAAAAAAAACAACATTTTCTTCTAAGTCTTTTTCTGAAACTAATTTTTTAAGTTCATTTAATAGAGGGCCATCCCCCACAATATACAACATTATATTTTGATCTTTTACTTTATCGAGCGATTCTATTATTAATTTAGTGTTTTTTTCTGAAGTAAGTCTAGAAACCGTTAGTACAATATCTTTGTTAACGTCTTTTGTTCTACCTATTAAATTTAATATTTCTTCTTTTTCTCGGATTGATTTAAGAGGCGTGAATTTTCTCATATTAATACCAGGTGGAATTACTTTTATTCTATTACTTGTTAAGTTAAAATGATTTTCTATTTCCAACTTTTTTGACTGACTTAAAACACAGATAGCAATATTACTTTCTAATATTTTTTTCTCAATATATTCAATTTGAGGAATGATGGCTTTATAATATATTTTTCGATACTGATTAACTTGGTCTAAATTAATTTTTTGTAGTTTTGAAGCTATTAATGGCATTAAGAAGGCAGATCTACTTGGGTTTATCTTTGAACATACATATGCAAAATAAAAATGTCGACTTATATAATAATTTTCTCTATTCTTTATAATTCTTCTTAAACCCTTATTTAATTTGAAAACTACATAAAAAGGATAAATTAAATAAAAAAATTTTCCTATTCCGTGTACGTTAATTCTTGATACATTAACATCGTATATTTTTTCTTGCTTAGGTAGTTTTTGTCCTGAAGTTGTTGTAACAATTTCTACTTCATGTTTTGTATTTGCTTTTATAGTAGCCGCTACATTCTTCATATAGCTTACCAACCCACCTATATTTGGTAAATACGAATTAGATAACAAAAAAATTTTTTTCACGTTTTATTTATCTCCTTATAATTCTACTTTAATATAGATACAAGCTTTGCAAAAAATAATTTCCTTTTAGTAATTGTGTGGTTCTCTTTGCCTCTAAAGCCGTTTGATCTAATTAACTTATAGTTCCTTTCACAAATTTTAAAGAGATCTTCAGAAAAACCTTCTTTCAACATGTATCTCGATAAAGAGTGTATTACCCATGCATCTGATCTAGGATAAAATCTTTTATCAAATGGTTTGCCACCTTTTAAAATAATTGGGTTAAAGTATTCACCATTCCATGAAAATTCAAGTATATTGTTTTTGATCTTTTCTACCTTATGCATAATATCTTTATTATCAATAAATTCAGACGCTTCCACTAAACCCTTAAGAACAGATGCGTAACCCCATATATCGACTTTATCTGTCATCTTATCCCCCTTTATAACATATGGAATCCACCCTTCATTATCTATTGAATTCAATAGATATGTAGTTACTCTATTTATTATTTCCAAATTTTTTTTATTTGGATAATTACATTGTGCTACACAATGATATCTTAACTGCTGAGCTATATGAAAATTATCCACTTTGTCCTTTGCAATATTATTTGTGTAGCTGCTACTTTCCCTATGAAAGTATCTCCAGTAACTTCCCTTTTCTGCC contains:
- a CDS encoding glycosyltransferase family 4 protein, which encodes MKKIFLLSNSYLPNIGGLVSYMKNVAATIKANTKHEVEIVTTTSGQKLPKQEKIYDVNVSRINVHGIGKFFYLIYPFYVVFKLNKGLRRIIKNRENYYISRHFYFAYVCSKINPSRSAFLMPLIASKLQKINLDQVNQYRKIYYKAIIPQIEYIEKKILESNIAICVLSQSKKLEIENHFNLTSNRIKVIPPGINMRKFTPLKSIREKEEILNLIGRTKDVNKDIVLTVSRLTSEKNTKLIIESLDKVKDQNIMLYIVGDGPLLNELKKLVSEKDLEENVVFFGNRDDVEIFYKIADLFVLASTYEGFGHVFLEALASGVPCVGLKEDAPKIITASSEIIEHNITGYLINDSTFELTNIIIQYFNDKKKMIAMKERSRKVVEKKFTWDIHIKQVLKMIDQNESM